A genomic region of Erythrobacter sp. SCSIO 43205 contains the following coding sequences:
- a CDS encoding alpha/beta fold hydrolase, with product MPTITTPNTGIELFYEDHGDPAHEPILLVMGLGAQLTLWPDELVEALVGHGFRVIRYDNRDIGLSQKFDGAKPPKLAWQVIRQKIGWPAKVPYTLAAMADDAVGLLSALEIDRAHVVGASMGGMIAQLTAINHPERLLSLTSIMSTTGNGSLPAADKAAMDALVTQPKSLAEEDLVEHGLHIGRSIGSPGYPADEARARERVLMSVRRSVYPAGLPRQLAAIIDDGCRRSRLAKVKAPTLVLHGEDDPLVKLEGGQDTAAHIPGAKLVTIPGWGHDLPMELVEPLAGHIATHAKSAAQKAPEPA from the coding sequence ATGCCCACAATCACAACGCCAAACACCGGTATTGAGCTTTTCTACGAGGATCATGGCGATCCCGCACATGAGCCGATCCTTCTGGTCATGGGGCTCGGCGCGCAACTGACCTTGTGGCCCGATGAGTTGGTCGAAGCGCTCGTGGGCCATGGCTTTCGCGTCATCCGCTATGACAATCGTGACATTGGCTTGTCGCAGAAATTTGATGGGGCAAAGCCGCCCAAGCTTGCCTGGCAGGTCATTCGCCAGAAAATCGGCTGGCCTGCCAAAGTGCCTTACACATTGGCGGCGATGGCCGATGATGCGGTTGGTTTGCTCAGTGCGCTTGAGATTGATCGGGCTCATGTCGTTGGCGCCAGCATGGGCGGGATGATTGCGCAACTGACCGCGATCAATCACCCAGAGCGGCTGCTTTCGCTTACCTCGATCATGTCAACCACGGGCAATGGCTCGCTTCCGGCAGCGGATAAAGCTGCGATGGACGCGCTGGTCACTCAACCAAAGTCGCTTGCCGAGGAGGACTTGGTCGAACACGGTCTTCACATCGGGCGCAGCATCGGTTCACCCGGCTATCCTGCGGATGAAGCGCGCGCACGCGAGCGGGTTTTGATGAGCGTACGTCGCAGTGTCTATCCCGCTGGCCTTCCGCGCCAATTGGCGGCGATCATTGATGATGGCTGCCGCCGCTCTCGCCTTGCGAAGGTGAAAGCGCCGACGCTTGTGCTGCACGGCGAGGATGACCCATTGGTCAAACTTGAGGGCGGTCAGGATACCGCCGCGCACATTCCTGGCGCAAAGCTCGTCACGATACCGGGATGGGGCCATGATCTGCCGATGGAGCTGGTCGAGCCTTTGGCAGGCCATATCGCGACCCACGCAAAGTCGGCTGCGCAAAAAGCGCCAGAGCCCGCGTAA
- a CDS encoding ribonucleoside-diphosphate reductase subunit alpha, with product MEFKAGDEVLSDAETGADVAAQEKANANANAGKAVTMEKADMGSDALVAEKSAEALGNAVASAAKAAAQDKAADDSKKVNDRRFNVQIDETRDANLTEFGKETLEDRYLLPGEKYQDLFARVADAYADDAEHAQRLYDYISNLWFMPATPVLSNGGTNRGLPISCYLNSVSDSLDGIVNTWNENVWLASKGGGIGTYWGNVRGIGEPVGLNGKTSGIIPFVRVMDSLTLAISQGSLRRGSAACYLDVSHPEIEEFLEIRKPSGDFNRKALNLHHGVLLTDDFMEAVRDGAEFELKSPKTGEVRGTVDARSLFQKLVETRLATGEPYIVFADTVNRMMPKHHRELGLKVSTSNLCSEITLPTGIDHLGNDRTAVCCLSSLNLEKWDEWNGNKQFIEDVMRFLDNVLQDYIDRAPDEMARAKYSAERERSVGLGVMGFHSYLQSKGLGFESAMAKAMNLKMFKHIQAKASEASMLLAQERGPCPDAADMGAMERFSCKMAIAPTASISIICGGTSACIEPIPANIYTHKTLSGSFIVKNPYLEKLLDKKSKNSTNVWNSILEKGGSVQHLDFLSEEEKASFKTSFEIDQRWLLEFAADRSPYIDQAQSLNLFIPADVDKWDLMMLHFQAWEKGIKSLYYLRSKSVQRAGFAGGVEADNTADAAKYELSAEQTDYEECLSCQ from the coding sequence ATGGAATTCAAAGCGGGTGATGAAGTTTTGAGCGATGCGGAAACCGGCGCAGATGTCGCCGCACAGGAAAAGGCAAACGCAAATGCAAATGCAGGTAAGGCTGTGACGATGGAAAAGGCTGACATGGGCAGCGATGCTCTGGTTGCGGAGAAAAGCGCTGAAGCGCTTGGCAATGCTGTGGCGAGCGCTGCTAAAGCGGCCGCGCAGGATAAGGCTGCAGACGACAGCAAGAAGGTCAATGATCGCCGTTTTAACGTGCAAATCGACGAGACGCGCGACGCCAATCTCACCGAATTCGGCAAGGAAACGCTCGAAGACCGCTATCTCCTTCCCGGTGAGAAATATCAGGATCTGTTCGCCCGCGTCGCTGATGCTTATGCTGATGACGCAGAGCACGCACAGCGCCTTTATGACTACATCTCGAACCTGTGGTTCATGCCTGCAACCCCTGTGCTTTCCAATGGCGGGACCAATCGCGGCCTTCCGATCTCGTGCTATCTGAATTCGGTTTCAGACAGCCTTGATGGTATTGTGAATACCTGGAATGAAAACGTGTGGCTTGCCTCAAAAGGCGGCGGCATTGGCACCTATTGGGGCAATGTTCGCGGCATTGGTGAGCCGGTTGGCCTCAACGGCAAGACATCGGGCATTATTCCGTTTGTGCGCGTGATGGATTCGCTCACTCTGGCGATTTCGCAAGGATCGCTGCGTCGTGGGTCGGCTGCGTGTTATCTCGATGTCTCGCACCCTGAGATTGAGGAATTCCTCGAAATCCGCAAACCTTCAGGCGACTTCAACCGCAAGGCATTGAACCTGCACCACGGTGTTTTGCTCACCGATGATTTCATGGAAGCGGTGCGCGACGGGGCTGAATTTGAGCTTAAATCGCCCAAGACCGGCGAAGTGCGCGGCACAGTCGATGCGCGTTCGCTGTTCCAGAAACTGGTCGAGACACGCCTTGCAACAGGCGAGCCTTACATCGTGTTTGCCGATACGGTGAACCGCATGATGCCAAAGCACCACCGCGAGCTTGGCCTTAAGGTGTCGACTTCGAACCTGTGTTCCGAAATCACGCTTCCCACCGGCATTGACCACCTTGGCAATGACCGCACCGCCGTGTGCTGTCTGTCGTCATTGAACCTTGAAAAATGGGACGAGTGGAACGGCAACAAGCAATTCATCGAAGACGTGATGCGTTTCCTTGATAATGTGCTGCAGGACTATATCGACCGCGCACCCGATGAGATGGCCCGAGCGAAATACTCCGCTGAGCGCGAGCGCAGCGTTGGTCTTGGGGTGATGGGCTTCCACTCCTATCTGCAATCGAAAGGGCTTGGTTTTGAGAGCGCGATGGCGAAAGCCATGAACCTCAAAATGTTCAAGCATATTCAGGCCAAGGCTTCGGAAGCTTCCATGCTGCTCGCGCAAGAGCGCGGCCCTTGCCCTGATGCAGCGGACATGGGCGCGATGGAGCGTTTTTCCTGCAAGATGGCAATCGCGCCAACCGCGTCGATTTCGATCATTTGCGGCGGCACAAGCGCGTGTATCGAACCGATCCCCGCCAACATCTACACGCACAAGACGCTGTCAGGCAGCTTCATCGTCAAGAACCCTTATCTTGAAAAGCTGCTCGACAAGAAGAGCAAGAACTCCACCAACGTCTGGAACTCGATCCTCGAAAAAGGCGGCAGCGTTCAGCACCTCGATTTCCTCAGCGAAGAGGAAAAGGCGAGCTTCAAAACCAGCTTCGAGATTGATCAACGCTGGCTGCTTGAATTCGCCGCAGACCGCAGCCCCTATATCGATCAGGCGCAGTCGCTGAACCTCTTCATCCCGGCTGACGTTGATAAGTGGGATCTTATGATGCTCCACTTCCAAGCGTGGGAGAAAGGGATCAAGTCGCTCTATTACCTGCGCTCCAAATCGGTCCAGCGCGCAGGCTTTGCCGGCGGTGTCGAGGCGGACAATACAGCTGACGCAGCGAAATATGAGCTCAGCGCCGAGCAGACCGATTATGAGGAATGCCTCAGCTGTCAGTGA
- a CDS encoding PilZ domain-containing protein codes for MYTSRASAAREYERSQTHAIGICQTESGKEIAVRYRELSQGGCSLDDPKGELTFGARVSLFIEGTGPIRAEVAWRQGKSAGLEFAQLLPDQLYRHLFAGEWELARKAPLTKERVYPVRRMI; via the coding sequence ATGTATACCAGCAGAGCCTCAGCCGCTCGAGAATACGAGCGTAGCCAGACCCACGCGATTGGTATCTGCCAAACCGAAAGCGGCAAGGAAATCGCGGTGCGATACCGCGAACTGTCGCAAGGCGGATGCAGCCTCGATGATCCGAAAGGCGAACTGACCTTCGGGGCAAGGGTCAGCCTTTTTATCGAAGGGACTGGGCCAATCCGCGCCGAAGTTGCATGGCGCCAGGGGAAAAGCGCCGGCCTCGAATTTGCACAGCTTTTGCCTGATCAGCTTTACCGCCATTTGTTCGCTGGCGAATGGGAGCTTGCCCGCAAAGCCCCGCTTACCAAGGAGCGCGTGTACCCTGTGCGGCGGATGATCTAG
- a CDS encoding GntP family permease, with translation MLGILGLLAGISLLIWLALRDVNIIFASVLGAILVIVTNGLPFAESLTQSFLLSDLGAFTFAGRFFLLFAAGAVFGKVMGDSHAATSVAMALVRLLGAHRALWIIVLACALLTYGGVVVFVVIFASYPLGLRLMKEANIPKRLFCGALALGAGTFTLTALPGTPSIQNVIPTLALGTDLFAAPLLGLFGGAIMFVVGMIYLERERVKAAANGEGFEAGPRDVIPDFAEIEKDVPHPLLAAFPLVLVIATILAPRLAQSAGVEAAWVTFASSQPILWPSMALIFASVAAVVLFPLVRKNPLQTMGLGTQDAILPLMATAAVIGFGGVVAQTQGFALFTKAVVGSGLPPHLSVFAASSTVAGITGSSSGGLQIFMTTLAEPFLALGLHPEELHRLAAMASGGLDSLPHCGAVIAMLTITQLTHRQAYKDVFVVTVLVPILATLAATGLAMGMS, from the coding sequence GTGCTCGGGATTCTTGGGTTGCTTGCAGGGATTTCCCTGCTGATTTGGCTTGCGCTTCGAGACGTCAATATCATCTTTGCCTCGGTCCTTGGCGCAATCCTCGTGATCGTGACCAACGGCCTGCCTTTTGCTGAAAGCCTAACGCAAAGCTTCCTTCTTTCTGACCTTGGCGCATTCACCTTTGCCGGGCGGTTTTTCTTGCTGTTTGCTGCCGGAGCGGTGTTTGGCAAAGTCATGGGCGATAGCCACGCGGCAACATCGGTGGCTATGGCACTGGTGCGATTGCTCGGCGCGCACCGCGCGCTTTGGATCATTGTCCTTGCCTGCGCGCTGCTCACCTATGGCGGGGTGGTGGTTTTCGTGGTGATCTTTGCCTCCTATCCGCTTGGTTTGAGGCTGATGAAAGAGGCCAATATTCCCAAACGCCTGTTTTGCGGAGCGCTGGCTTTGGGGGCTGGCACATTCACACTCACCGCGCTTCCCGGCACGCCTTCGATCCAGAATGTCATTCCCACTCTGGCGCTTGGCACCGACCTGTTTGCAGCGCCTCTGCTGGGCTTGTTTGGCGGCGCAATCATGTTCGTGGTCGGCATGATTTATCTGGAACGCGAACGGGTGAAAGCGGCGGCCAATGGGGAAGGGTTTGAGGCAGGGCCACGCGATGTGATCCCTGATTTTGCCGAGATCGAAAAGGACGTGCCGCATCCGCTGCTTGCCGCATTTCCGCTGGTGCTGGTGATTGCGACCATCCTTGCCCCGCGCCTCGCGCAAAGCGCCGGGGTAGAGGCGGCATGGGTCACTTTTGCCAGTTCACAGCCGATCTTGTGGCCCTCGATGGCGCTGATCTTTGCAAGTGTTGCCGCCGTCGTGCTCTTCCCGCTGGTACGCAAGAACCCGCTTCAGACCATGGGCCTCGGCACACAGGACGCAATCCTCCCGCTGATGGCGACTGCTGCGGTGATCGGCTTTGGCGGCGTGGTTGCGCAGACGCAAGGGTTTGCCCTGTTTACCAAGGCCGTGGTCGGGTCCGGCCTGCCGCCGCATCTCTCGGTCTTTGCCGCCTCCAGCACGGTGGCGGGGATCACCGGCTCTTCTTCTGGCGGGTTGCAGATATTCATGACGACGCTGGCTGAGCCGTTTCTGGCGTTAGGGCTCCATCCCGAAGAGCTTCACCGCCTCGCCGCAATGGCGAGCGGCGGGCTGGATTCGCTTCCCCATTGCGGCGCGGTGATCGCCATGCTCACCATCACCCAGCTGACCCATCGTCAGGCTTATAAGGATGTGTTTGTCGTGACTGTACTCGTGCCTATCCTCGCGACATTGGCGGCGACGGGGCTCGCCATGGGGATGAGTTAG
- a CDS encoding ribonucleotide-diphosphate reductase subunit beta: MSLLEARNTYKPFEYPWAYDFWKRQQQIHWMPEEVPLGEDCRDWAQKITEHERNLLTQIFRFFTQADVEVQDCYHDKYGRVFKPTEVKMMLTAFSNMETVHIAAYSHLLDTIGMPESEYAAFLEYEEMADKHNYMHQFGVDTDEDIARTLAMFGGFTEGLQLFASFAMLMNFPRFNKMKGMGQIVSWSVRDESLHCEGIIKMFHTFCEERQCLTKAVKEDIIDICQKTVRLEDAFIDLAFEMGPVEGMTAKDIKKYIRYIADWRLGQLGLQPIYMIEDHPLPWLSPLLNGVEHANFFETRATEYSKGATKGDWNDVWSSFDKRQKAKAANEEAPEDAGPDMFEAAE, from the coding sequence ATGTCGTTGCTCGAAGCCCGTAACACCTACAAGCCGTTCGAATATCCCTGGGCGTACGATTTCTGGAAGCGTCAGCAGCAGATCCACTGGATGCCTGAGGAAGTGCCACTGGGCGAAGACTGCCGCGACTGGGCGCAAAAAATCACCGAGCATGAGCGCAACCTGCTCACGCAAATCTTCCGTTTCTTCACTCAGGCCGATGTTGAGGTGCAGGATTGCTACCACGACAAATATGGCCGCGTGTTCAAACCGACTGAGGTGAAGATGATGCTCACCGCCTTCTCCAACATGGAGACGGTGCACATCGCCGCTTATTCGCACCTTCTGGACACCATCGGTATGCCCGAAAGCGAATATGCCGCCTTCCTCGAATATGAGGAAATGGCCGACAAGCACAATTATATGCACCAATTCGGCGTCGACACGGACGAAGACATCGCCCGCACGCTCGCCATGTTTGGCGGCTTTACCGAAGGGCTTCAGCTGTTCGCATCCTTCGCCATGCTGATGAACTTCCCGCGCTTCAACAAGATGAAAGGCATGGGTCAAATCGTGTCGTGGTCGGTGCGCGATGAAAGCCTGCACTGCGAAGGCATCATCAAGATGTTCCACACCTTCTGCGAAGAGCGTCAGTGCCTGACCAAAGCGGTGAAAGAAGATATCATCGACATCTGTCAGAAAACCGTGCGCCTCGAAGATGCGTTCATCGATCTGGCGTTCGAGATGGGCCCGGTTGAAGGCATGACCGCCAAGGATATCAAGAAATACATCCGCTACATCGCCGACTGGCGTTTGGGTCAGCTAGGCCTGCAGCCGATCTACATGATCGAAGATCACCCGCTGCCATGGCTCAGCCCGCTGTTGAACGGTGTCGAGCACGCCAACTTCTTCGAAACCCGCGCGACCGAATATTCCAAAGGCGCAACCAAAGGCGACTGGAACGACGTATGGTCAAGCTTTGACAAGCGTCAAAAGGCAAAAGCCGCGAATGAAGAAGCGCCTGAGGATGCCGGCCCGGATATGTTTGAAGCGGCGGAGTAG
- a CDS encoding SIR2 family protein yields the protein MVDPKFSILLGAGASKDAGLPDAFELTNEVYKDLLKRKSEQAKLFAIVVSKLILRNARKGGSPFARVNIEDVYDALKRLVNRDQDPLAEFVAGWDASLLGVTGRIDAEKIIRSVLSSATIANDRRLDRGSSLKIDNWKLGRAAEELEAAFNSGTDELRGASLEPFLETLIRLLDVEEAPTNYLEEFLIRHADKAQCLATLNYDLLVEAALTKSGRKYDLGLTKWNDFRYVRFHGRALKLMKLHGSTNWVLRNDDEIVFSEDVKGRFMRKGMIFGGQSDKLVPHGPFLHLRHEFYKAMRQSSYLLVIGYSYGDIHLNALIRSWVSTRKNGKLINVDPGGFRGSHDIYRGMLEFDKDGNLKKRRIEIKEIKKGFAEALDDISEALSTPPEFAPT from the coding sequence TTGGTTGATCCAAAGTTCTCAATTTTACTTGGAGCCGGTGCCTCAAAGGATGCGGGTCTTCCAGATGCCTTTGAGCTAACGAACGAAGTTTATAAAGACCTCCTAAAACGAAAATCGGAGCAGGCTAAACTATTTGCGATTGTCGTATCCAAATTGATACTTCGAAACGCGCGCAAGGGTGGATCGCCGTTTGCTAGAGTAAACATCGAAGATGTTTATGACGCCCTGAAAAGACTCGTGAATCGGGATCAAGATCCATTAGCAGAATTCGTGGCGGGCTGGGATGCCTCACTTTTGGGCGTCACTGGACGCATAGATGCGGAGAAGATTATTCGCTCCGTCCTCTCGTCTGCTACAATAGCAAACGACCGCCGCTTGGATCGTGGCTCCAGTCTTAAAATCGACAATTGGAAATTGGGTCGGGCTGCTGAGGAACTTGAGGCAGCGTTCAACTCAGGAACCGACGAGTTGAGAGGTGCGTCGTTAGAGCCTTTTTTGGAGACCCTTATTCGGCTCCTCGATGTCGAAGAAGCTCCCACTAACTATCTCGAAGAATTCCTCATTCGGCACGCCGATAAAGCGCAGTGTCTCGCAACCTTGAACTACGACTTGCTAGTGGAGGCGGCACTCACCAAATCGGGCAGGAAATATGACTTGGGTCTCACTAAATGGAATGATTTCAGATATGTGAGATTCCATGGTCGAGCGTTAAAGCTAATGAAGCTGCACGGATCGACAAATTGGGTCTTACGTAACGACGACGAAATAGTTTTCTCCGAAGACGTCAAAGGGCGTTTCATGCGAAAAGGTATGATATTTGGAGGGCAATCTGACAAACTTGTACCTCATGGACCATTCTTGCACCTAAGACATGAGTTTTACAAAGCCATGAGGCAGTCTTCTTACTTGTTGGTTATTGGGTATTCATATGGAGATATCCATCTCAATGCCTTGATCAGGTCTTGGGTGTCGACAAGAAAAAATGGCAAGCTGATAAACGTTGATCCGGGAGGATTTAGGGGCAGTCACGACATTTATCGTGGGATGCTAGAATTTGACAAGGATGGGAATTTAAAAAAGCGTCGCATAGAAATTAAAGAGATAAAAAAAGGCTTTGCAGAGGCGCTCGATGACATTTCGGAAGCCCTATCAACTCCGCCGGAATTTGCTCCCACCTAA
- a CDS encoding endonuclease domain-containing protein, with product MPEWRPRNTNRARTLRREATPAERILWEHLSRSQQGAKFSRQMPVGPYYADFLCRELKLVIELDGYSHDVAPERDVVRDQWMKAEGYIVLRFTNADVHENIEGVIKTIRLKIEEMRGS from the coding sequence ATGCCTGAATGGCGCCCCCGAAACACAAACCGCGCGCGCACTTTACGTCGCGAAGCAACACCCGCCGAGCGCATCCTATGGGAACACCTCTCCCGCAGCCAGCAAGGCGCAAAATTCAGCCGCCAAATGCCAGTTGGCCCATATTACGCCGATTTCCTCTGCCGTGAGCTAAAGCTGGTGATCGAACTCGACGGGTACAGCCACGATGTCGCGCCTGAGCGGGATGTGGTTCGCGATCAGTGGATGAAAGCCGAGGGCTACATCGTCCTGCGTTTCACCAACGCAGATGTGCATGAGAACATCGAAGGGGTCATCAAAACAATCCGCTTGAAGATCGAAGAGATGCGCGGCTCATAA
- a CDS encoding DUF1294 domain-containing protein → MDDFHWLLTPANIITALVAINFASFAAFGIDKALAENRARRISEATLLNLAFFGGIGGAYAARALFRHKTRKQPFNRHLHTIAFLQLLAAVFALVFSW, encoded by the coding sequence ATGGACGATTTTCATTGGCTGCTGACCCCGGCAAACATCATCACCGCGCTGGTCGCGATCAACTTTGCAAGCTTTGCAGCGTTCGGGATAGACAAGGCGCTGGCTGAAAATCGGGCGCGGCGGATTTCTGAGGCGACATTGCTCAATCTCGCCTTCTTTGGCGGCATTGGCGGCGCCTATGCCGCGCGCGCGCTTTTTCGGCACAAGACCCGCAAACAACCCTTCAACCGCCACTTGCACACCATTGCATTCTTACAGCTTTTGGCAGCGGTGTTTGCGCTTGTATTCTCCTGGTAG
- a CDS encoding YdcH family protein: MSQHTPNELTEIFKRDRELMTKLKASDAHFARLADKYHEVNREVHRIEAETEAASDERFETLKKERLALLDQITAIVTKAREAA; this comes from the coding sequence ATGTCACAGCACACACCCAATGAGCTCACCGAAATCTTCAAACGCGACCGCGAGCTAATGACCAAACTTAAAGCTTCAGACGCGCACTTTGCCCGGCTTGCCGATAAGTATCATGAGGTGAATCGCGAAGTGCACCGGATTGAAGCGGAAACCGAGGCGGCGAGCGATGAACGCTTTGAAACGCTCAAGAAAGAACGTCTTGCGCTGCTCGATCAGATCACCGCAATTGTGACCAAGGCGCGCGAGGCGGCGTAG
- a CDS encoding DUF465 domain-containing protein — MSSLTAQEIYELLGRRRGNSGGMPSLAEAFPLDAQLLSRLKCTNAHLQKLAERYRVLTRSISRIEASGDREAYAYLKRLKRQRLLLLDEIAWMIESAPEPVAETQDAALAGAGAA; from the coding sequence ATGTCTTCTCTCACTGCGCAGGAAATCTATGAGCTTCTTGGCCGCAGACGCGGGAACAGCGGGGGAATGCCCTCACTGGCCGAGGCGTTTCCCCTCGATGCGCAGCTGCTTTCGCGCCTCAAATGCACCAATGCGCATTTGCAAAAGCTGGCTGAGCGTTACCGGGTTCTGACCCGATCCATCAGCCGGATCGAGGCGAGCGGGGACAGGGAAGCCTATGCCTATTTGAAGCGGCTTAAACGGCAGCGGCTCCTCCTGCTCGATGAAATCGCATGGATGATCGAGAGCGCGCCCGAACCTGTCGCTGAAACGCAGGACGCAGCGCTTGCCGGCGCGGGAGCGGCATAG
- a CDS encoding DUF2282 domain-containing protein, whose product MNTSRIKGSIALAAAAGLAAACGGGAEAPAATSEEGAANTEAEALAAAGEGEKEKCYGISLAGQNGCAAGPGTSCAGTSVIDYQGNAWTYVDAGTCESIERPDGTFGSLEETDNIG is encoded by the coding sequence ATGAATACGTCGCGTATCAAAGGGTCTATCGCATTGGCAGCGGCCGCAGGCTTGGCCGCGGCTTGTGGTGGCGGGGCAGAGGCACCGGCAGCAACAAGCGAAGAAGGCGCAGCAAACACCGAGGCAGAGGCTTTGGCAGCAGCGGGCGAAGGCGAGAAAGAGAAATGCTATGGCATCTCACTCGCTGGTCAAAACGGCTGTGCAGCGGGTCCGGGCACAAGCTGTGCTGGCACTTCGGTTATCGACTACCAAGGCAATGCCTGGACATATGTCGATGCAGGCACGTGCGAAAGCATTGAACGGCCTGACGGCACATTCGGCTCGCTCGAAGAGACAGACAACATCGGCTAA
- the argB gene encoding acetylglutamate kinase produces MAPSKGNDARLDLAKTEVLIEALPYFQRYAGRTFVVKYGGHAMGDPKAARDFAEDIVLLKAVGINPVVVHGGGPQIGDMLKRLGVETTFVDGLRVTDEATAKVAEMVLSGAINKELVGWLSSAGGKALGLSGKDGGLVTARKVSRTTKDPESLIERAVDLGFVGEPAHVDTSVIDTAVKAGMIPVIAPIAGGDDGATYNINADTMAGAIAAALGAARLFLLTDVAGVLDSDGNLMSDLGPGDVARLIRQGVVHGGMVPKLETCVTAVNSGCEAAVVLDGRVPHAMLLEFFTASGAGTLVRA; encoded by the coding sequence ATGGCTCCATCCAAGGGCAATGACGCAAGGCTGGACCTTGCAAAAACCGAGGTGCTGATTGAGGCTCTGCCGTATTTTCAGCGCTATGCCGGGCGCACTTTCGTCGTGAAATATGGCGGCCACGCAATGGGCGATCCCAAGGCCGCGCGCGACTTTGCTGAAGATATTGTGCTTTTGAAAGCGGTGGGTATCAATCCGGTCGTCGTTCATGGCGGCGGTCCGCAAATCGGCGATATGCTTAAACGGTTGGGGGTCGAGACGACCTTTGTCGATGGCCTTCGCGTGACCGATGAAGCGACCGCGAAGGTCGCCGAAATGGTGCTTTCAGGCGCAATCAACAAAGAACTCGTCGGCTGGCTCTCGAGTGCAGGCGGCAAGGCGTTAGGCTTGTCGGGCAAGGATGGCGGCCTTGTCACTGCGCGCAAGGTCAGCCGCACTACGAAAGATCCTGAAAGTCTGATCGAGCGTGCGGTCGATCTGGGCTTTGTGGGCGAACCTGCCCATGTCGATACCTCAGTCATCGATACGGCAGTGAAAGCAGGCATGATCCCCGTGATCGCGCCAATTGCCGGGGGCGATGATGGCGCGACCTATAATATTAACGCGGACACGATGGCGGGCGCTATTGCAGCGGCCCTTGGCGCAGCGCGGCTATTCTTGCTGACCGATGTAGCAGGGGTGCTGGATAGCGACGGGAATCTTATGAGCGACCTTGGGCCGGGCGATGTTGCACGGCTCATCCGTCAGGGCGTTGTCCATGGCGGCATGGTGCCCAAGCTTGAAACTTGTGTCACGGCAGTGAATTCGGGCTGCGAGGCGGCGGTTGTGCTCGACGGGCGGGTGCCTCACGCCATGCTGCTTGAATTCTTCACCGCGAGCGGGGCGGGAACACTGGTGCGGGCTTGA
- a CDS encoding YggT family protein yields the protein MPTLIDTLIQIISLLVNVFVMLVIVQFVIGLLFAFNVVNQSNQFLAQVYESINRLMEPVLRPVRNVMPQTGALDLSPLVIIVVAQIVLIVLGSVRGSL from the coding sequence ATGCCAACGCTTATCGACACACTCATTCAGATCATTTCACTGTTAGTGAATGTCTTCGTCATGTTGGTGATCGTGCAATTCGTGATCGGATTGCTGTTCGCCTTTAACGTGGTGAACCAATCGAACCAATTCCTCGCGCAAGTGTACGAATCGATCAATCGCTTGATGGAGCCGGTTTTGCGCCCGGTGCGCAATGTCATGCCGCAAACCGGCGCGCTTGATCTGTCGCCATTGGTGATAATTGTTGTTGCGCAAATTGTGCTGATCGTCCTTGGTTCGGTTCGAGGTTCACTATGA